From the Montipora capricornis isolate CH-2021 chromosome 2, ASM3666992v2, whole genome shotgun sequence genome, one window contains:
- the LOC138020544 gene encoding uncharacterized protein: MVPKVSKIQGKIKLHTYIHNLYLTWEKRLAIAILQVFHKNCINSIMQRNENSKLKSPSTDYKGFLNFWAWESYAYTFASLFGLFALICLAVILQQCRHNSHSRSIHARFSTVQLFLASTLKTVSLLWSPVILHKESKEIMTAALLLDCISVALNLSAFSILLLVLLETTQTSLATPRLQNLRILLAITCAFSAVMLFLNLMALWKHSLEWYFASYLYVFLWGILVCVGYAVAGYRIWQNLKSSRSQRIHIGEGRLKRIISLIFISPVITFATLLLSVYMVASDYGILMELEISARSKWARFVVLVLLRTCELIIMLIIFGMIIRIKPQRRSANDVPAQQLGTFASHYPLIVKSVEI, translated from the coding sequence ATGGTgccaaaagtgtcaaaaattcaaggtaaaataaaattacatacatacatacataatctttatttaacgtgggAGAAACGCTTAGCTATTGCTATTTTGcaggttttccacaaaaattgCATCAACAGCATCATGCAGAGGAACGAAAACTCAAAACTGAAGTCTCCATCGACAGATTATAAAGGATTCCTCAATTTCTGGGCCTGGGAATCTTATGCTTATACTTTCGCAAGTTTATTCGGCCTTTTCGCTTTGATCTGCCTCGCTGTTATTCTTCAACAATGCCGGCATAATTCACACAGCCGAAGTATCCATGCTCGCTTTTCCACAGTGCAACTTTTCCTTGCATCAACACTTAAAACAGTTAGTCTGCTTTGGAGTCCAGTGATATTGCACAAAGAGTCCAAAGAAATAATGACCGCAGCTCTCCTCCTAGATTGCATCTCAGTAGCCTTAAATCTCTCTGCATTCAGCATTCTACTTCTCGTATTGCTAGAAACGACCCAGACGTCGCTTGCAACTCCAAGGTTACAAAATCTAAGAATACTACTGGCTATCACTTGTGCTTTCTCAGCGGTAATGCTCTTCTTAAATTTAATGGCTTTGTGGAAACACAGTTTGGAGTGGTACTTTGCCTCATACCTGTATGTCTTTCTATGGGGAATACTGGTTTGTGTGGGCTACGCCGTAGCAGGGTACAGAATATGGCAAAACTTAAAATCGTCGCGAAGCCAAAGGATCCACATTGGAGAAGGCAGATTAAAAAGGATTATTTCTCTCATATTCATATCACCGGTTATCACGTTCGCTACATTACTACTTAGTGTCTACATGGTGGCTAGCGATTACGGCATCCTGATGGAGTTGGAAATATCAGCACGCTCAAAATGGGCGCGGTTTGTTGTTTTGGTTCTACTAAGAACCTGTGAATTAATTATAATGCTAATAATATTTGGAATGATAATACGAATAAAACCTCAAAGACGTTCGGCTAACGATGTACCAGCGCAACAATTAGGGACATTtgcttcacattaccctctaatagttaagtctgttgaaatataa